Proteins encoded together in one Stigmatella aurantiaca window:
- a CDS encoding tyrosine-type recombinase/integrase gives MSVRARKWTNKAGKVEERWTVDIVFQHADGRDERVTKVSPVQTRRGAEQYERELRNALLNGTFGKEKKEARVTLAEFAARFLTYSENNNKYSSVITKHQILKDHVLPFFGEMALASIGPAQIEDFKALMRKKKSAARARKEAPTQAAIRKRVEVEPKPLSLKTINNVLSALSKLLNLAEEQKVIQQAPRVKLFGKLPKPRFDFLSFEEVERLIDAAEPEWRTLMLVALKTGLRQGELIGLQWADLDLSRGLVTVRRSIWRGVTDVPKGGRERTVDLPVSAVDALKAHRHLRGR, from the coding sequence ATGAGCGTTAGGGCGCGGAAGTGGACGAACAAAGCCGGGAAGGTCGAGGAGCGCTGGACAGTGGACATCGTGTTTCAGCACGCAGACGGACGGGACGAGCGGGTGACGAAGGTGTCGCCAGTTCAGACCCGTCGTGGTGCTGAGCAATACGAGCGCGAGCTGCGCAATGCTCTCCTGAACGGGACTTTCGGAAAGGAGAAGAAAGAGGCGCGTGTCACGTTGGCGGAGTTCGCCGCGCGATTCCTCACCTACAGCGAGAACAACAACAAATATTCGAGTGTCATCACCAAGCATCAGATCTTGAAGGACCACGTTCTGCCCTTCTTCGGTGAAATGGCGCTCGCGAGTATCGGCCCGGCTCAAATCGAAGACTTCAAGGCGCTCATGCGTAAGAAGAAGTCTGCGGCACGGGCCCGGAAGGAAGCTCCCACGCAAGCCGCCATCCGCAAGCGGGTGGAAGTCGAGCCGAAGCCCCTGAGCCTCAAGACCATCAACAACGTTCTTTCCGCGCTGAGCAAGTTGTTGAACCTCGCGGAAGAGCAGAAGGTCATCCAACAGGCTCCGCGCGTGAAGCTCTTCGGCAAGCTGCCCAAGCCCAGGTTTGATTTCCTCAGCTTCGAGGAGGTCGAGCGGCTGATCGACGCGGCTGAGCCGGAATGGCGAACGCTGATGCTCGTGGCGCTCAAGACGGGCCTGCGGCAAGGGGAGCTGATCGGGCTCCAGTGGGCCGATCTCGACCTGTCACGCGGCTTGGTGACGGTGCGTCGGTCGATCTGGCGTGGGGTTACGGACGTGCCGAAGGGTGGACGCGAGCGGACGGTCGACCTGCCTGTCTCGGCGGTGGATGCTCTCAAGGCACACCGGCACCTCCGGGGCCGCTT
- a CDS encoding helix-turn-helix domain-containing protein, translating to MKGDVTMPPEEGAQVPEFLTVDEAAALLRVNRKTLYESIRLEQVPGVVRIGKSLRIRRAALLESSPGKGRDPALGKKP from the coding sequence ATGAAGGGTGATGTCACCATGCCCCCGGAGGAAGGCGCCCAGGTCCCCGAGTTCCTCACCGTGGATGAAGCCGCGGCTCTCCTGCGCGTGAACCGGAAAACGCTCTACGAGTCGATTCGGCTGGAACAGGTGCCGGGGGTCGTCCGCATCGGGAAATCGCTGCGCATCCGCCGGGCTGCCTTGCTAGAGTCCTCCCCCGGGAAGGGCCGCGATCCCGCGCTTGGAAAGAAGCCATGA
- the mauJ gene encoding methylamine utilization protein MauJ, giving the protein MSKRSKSKRDKRRKQEIRERNRQPTQAVTRQNENPKSEASPLKMSVEFSKLGAPGIQHELYIVGSSVPGRTIGHEQTNAALKDSEERNFQIIVHLGKEPGSFSGDLDITMDPSKGGSLIYKHPDADFTIIEATFGRVAVHLNARGEFSALELQCLAKNVRDVFSRYSDALATLVDHVAFHHNVPLFVRYVALWDAKNNILTASYTVPYRSTVLSEDWLTYDLALRPYYALYREALTNPSVFYQFLCYVKILEGVIRKAYPAIIREAKSAGTTAPRLDVRVEEDPEIRGLARNWIGKSIQQTFNDYLQPEFRNAIAHFSNEDEEPLVVSNYIAGATISNNILLARQCARGAITAIEQILHKLKSTLGIEPSWMR; this is encoded by the coding sequence ATGTCCAAGAGGTCGAAATCAAAAAGGGACAAGCGGCGCAAGCAGGAAATTCGCGAGCGCAACCGTCAGCCGACGCAAGCAGTCACTAGACAAAACGAGAACCCGAAAAGCGAGGCCAGCCCGCTCAAAATGTCTGTTGAATTCAGTAAACTTGGGGCACCTGGCATTCAGCATGAACTGTACATTGTTGGCAGTTCTGTTCCCGGCCGCACTATCGGTCACGAGCAAACCAATGCAGCTTTGAAGGATTCAGAAGAACGTAACTTTCAAATTATTGTCCATCTTGGCAAAGAGCCCGGCTCCTTTTCGGGCGACTTGGATATCACTATGGATCCATCGAAGGGTGGTTCTCTAATTTATAAACACCCCGATGCCGACTTCACAATTATTGAGGCAACGTTTGGGAGGGTTGCGGTACACCTCAATGCTCGGGGGGAGTTCTCAGCCCTTGAGCTTCAATGTCTTGCCAAGAACGTTCGCGATGTATTCAGTCGATACAGCGATGCGCTGGCCACACTGGTTGATCATGTGGCATTTCACCACAATGTTCCTCTCTTTGTTCGTTACGTTGCTCTGTGGGACGCGAAGAACAACATTTTGACTGCCTCCTATACGGTGCCCTATCGAAGCACTGTTTTGTCGGAAGACTGGCTAACATATGACCTCGCGCTACGTCCCTATTACGCGCTCTACCGGGAGGCTCTCACAAACCCCAGCGTTTTTTATCAATTCCTGTGCTACGTCAAGATCCTTGAGGGAGTCATACGAAAAGCATATCCGGCAATCATTCGCGAGGCAAAGTCGGCGGGCACCACGGCGCCTCGCCTCGATGTGCGCGTCGAGGAAGACCCCGAGATTCGAGGATTGGCGCGAAATTGGATAGGAAAGTCCATTCAACAAACATTTAACGACTATCTGCAGCCAGAGTTTCGAAATGCCATAGCGCATTTCTCAAACGAGGATGAGGAGCCATTGGTCGTGAGCAACTACATCGCGGGCGCCACCATTTCAAACAACATACTCCTTGCGCGCCAGTGCGCTCGTGGCGCCATTACTGCCATTGAGCAAATTCTGCATAAGCTGAAGAGCACGCTCGGAATCGAGCCAAGCTGGATGAGATGA